tttgtatattaaggCGAGATACCTTaggtaaatatttatgtttctgCTCTTCTGTGCCATTTCTGTGAATCTGATTAACGCAAAGATTCGAATGTGCGCCGTAACTAAGCGCAATAGCGGTCGATGCCCTGCTCAATTCTTCTATGATAAGTACATGATCCAGATACGTGCCGCCTGTGCCGCCGTATTCCTGCTTCGCCGTGATACCCAATAAACCCAATTTGCCCAACTTTTTCCAGAATGTCTAGATTCATATCATTTATAccaatttaacaattaaaatattgtgcatGAAATTTAAATCATGTATTGTGATCcgagaattgtttaaattttacaaaataacaacTGGTtctgtaacaataaaaatattaaaagaacaaaagaggCAATAAGAATCATCAAAACGCAAGTGTTAGTGtgtgaaagaaatttattgtcgaaaagaataaattcttCTTCACGCACTAATGATTCTTATTGTCTTTTTTGCTGTTTTgatatgtttaaattttctcaattccttacatttaaaatgtattatttgatgTATGAGAATAATACTCACTCTAATTTCatcgaaattatttgttttatcgatCTCAGCAGCCTTCGGCGCCAGCTCTTTTtgcgcaaaattaaaaacgagCGAACGAAGCTAAATGAAAAATAGCgattattcaattttgcacataatacaaaaattttccagcataataatttgcaagaaaaactTATATGTAAAAAGATCATACATtgctttcttatttattatattataatactagACCAAGCACGCGTCATTTTTTCccattgtataataatttaaatttttactgatTAGAAAAAGAAGTTcaacttaaataaatattatggcTTATGTAAGTACAATCTATatacaaagatattaataaatttcatattattttttctatttaaaataataaaacaattgcacagcgataacaataaaaaaatgctgatAAAGCGATATTATACTCGATCTGTAATGTTATacattacgatttttttattgttaaataaatgcaaatataaacatgtatgtatgtaatcCAATgcaatacaatttaaataatgtttaattttacatgCACATATGTCATATgcaaatctataattttaatttaaaatgataaatttctttttctttaagtcATGTATACGTGTTTTTGAGGACAAGTCGTACATTTTTAAGgaaaataaacagaaattgtgtaaaataaactttagatatttttaaaatactttatataattttagatactttagataattttaaaaagttacgaagtgacaattttaaaacgattaaaaaattgtttgtttaatGATATTTCCCATTCTCgatcaatattttcattttcgatTCACGAACGCATAGCTATAAGCAATCATGACAGGCTTAAATGCGATTCAAGCAGTATAATAGCAGTAGAAACATTGAAGAACACTGTTACTAACCTCTCTTTGCTCACCATTCAGTCCATAAATGTTATCGTCGATCTTGTAATATTGTGATACACATCTTACACCGACTTTATTAAAGCAACTTGCAAGATTCTTGGCATGACGTAAAACCGTGAAACGATGTGCTAAAATCATTTTATCGTTTGTTGATTGATTAGATGCACTTTAAATCGAAGAAATTCACTTGTGTCTTTTGTATCTGAACGTTGGCCTGTTGTTTGTCTGTACAAGCAAAGAAAACGAAAAGATTAAATCACTACTTATCAGTTGAGTGTTATCAATGTCAAATAcgggtatatatatatatatatatatatacccgTGAGCTACAGATAATGGATCGCAGTCCAAATAAGTTGAAATTGTATGTACATAACacatctttttacaaaattatttaacggcTAGCGaattaaataagttattatttatatgaataagttttacattttcatgCTGTACTTAAAACTCTCATCAAATTACGTATCGGAAATTAAAAGTTGCGAGATTGGACTTTGACCAAACGAATAATTTCAACTTGCCTTTGTACTAATTGAACGAAtccaaatattctttttttatctctttcgaAATTAGAATTCTTATATACAGGCTTAAAAAGATcttaagattatattttaaaaattgttttaaacattGACTTACATTATTAAGTGGAAAGtactctctctgtctctttctttccttatATTCAGATTATGAAAGATCTAACCAAAGAACctaacaaatttttgttacagcTTTCATCACAAGACTGATACGAttacactgtaaaaaattactgactGACAATTCAGACAAAAGTGTTTGAAGTTTTCTTACAGTCACATTGTCTGAATTTTCGGACAGAatattgtctgaatttctagctacagttgtctgaatttctagctACAGTTGTCTAAATTTCTAGCTACAGTTGTCTGAATATTTCTGATCTCAATGCCTGAATATTCAAACACTTTTATCAGAATTTAGAtgtggtttttttaaaatactaacaatatattttggtttaaagtatactcaatgatgcgatgtttcctaccgggcttCCGACTCCCGAGCCCCACGCAAGCGAGAAGCGCGTACATGTTTTCGCTTGCGTGGCGCTTGGGAGTcgggagcccggtaggaaacatcgcatcattgagtatactttaaaccaaaatatattgttagtattttaaaaaaaccacaCTTATCCAAACTTGTTTTTcactggtatacatatattttattaaaaaacacaaacaccacgtgatcataaaacttttcggatgTAAGACTGATGACAGAGAACGAGATGTAAGTCGTAGTCGTGGACGTatggtaaggcagagaaaaacgtaagtcgcGAAACGTATCTACACAATAACTtttcacgacttacgtttttctccGCCTTATCATACGTCCACGACTACGATTTACATCTCGTTCTCTGCTATCAGCCCaactaatattccgtaatggatTCCACGACGCGACGTCAGTTGAGACTGCTTCAACTgcatttgttacactgctactgcgTCTTCGCTACTGCGCGAACATCCACGCATCGGGTTATAAAACCACAGCATGTCTGAAATTTTAGACAGATGCTGCTTTCAAATATGTTGTCTAATTTTTTGGACAccaattctaaatttttcggACAGACGCGCCACTATTCTGACCTTTCAGAGAAACTACTCTGATAATTAAGACAGATTGTCTGAAATTACTTTCAGGCACccagatctgaaaatttagacaaaaatgtgtctgaatttttaggcaattttttacagtgtagGGTAAAAAATTATCGCTTTTTAAATTTGTGGCTGTTTTTAAGTAGCGGAAGTGAAATTGGTTCAATatagctctctttctctttcacaaACCATCTTCCTTCAAAGCTTTACGACCATTCAACTTGTTGCAGCAATTCTCATGCGATATAGTAAATTAGTAGAAATGCTGTGTGCTGTATGGTGCTTTTTTACTAGACAACCAATCAAAAATCATTACCTCATTGTCCAAATTCTCGTTATAGGAACTCTAGATTTTGTAATCGTTGTGTTCCCTAAATGCAACCATGAGTTTCTCGTCTAGATACTTTAGTAAACATTGcgcaaaatttgtttattttatgtgacatgacttgaatttataaaaacaatatatcttGATGCGTTGAGAGTAAGATATGacatgaatttaatttacgtaatttatatataatgcaatattgtTATAGTATTATTTGTGTTTAACTGTAGAATGTACAGAAGTGCTATTATatattgatgtaaaaaatccaacatttttattttataattaaagaacgtCAAGAAAACGCAAATGGATAAAATgggtataattttttaaatacagtaTTTTGCTTTTATGGAATAACATTTTAGAATAATGATTAAATGATCTTGTAGATAAAGTGTGTTCTCCTgaagaaattgagaaaaagCGTTTATTAGCGTTGCAAAAGAGACAATTTAAGCAAGCtcaattaaagaatttaaatatacctACAAATAGTTCAGCCAGTCAGTCACCTCGTCAAATACCTCAAGAATCAAAATATAAGGATAGTACAAATGTTATGAGACAAAACAAGTCAAATAATCGTTTCAATCCTATAGAaccaaagaaattttttaatctaacaTCAATTGTAACAGGAAAATGTCGCATGATCAGCAATGATAGATTTGCATTAGAAACGTCAGCATTTGTACCTGAAATTATTGCAACATTTAAAACAGTTCCAAGCAGAGCATATGGTAATTATGAATTGATTGATTTAATAGTATTGCAcacaaatatatgaaatttttatccatgtttattttttcagatgtAAACTCTAAAGTATGGAATTTTCATCTCAATGATTATGACAATCTGATACAAAAATTGGTACGTCATGATCCTATGATATCTGTGGCAAAAATACCAGAGGATATTTTGCAGGTAATTAGACATGTATtaacacaaaatatatgtGAACATGAGaacttcaaaatatttttattctagacATTCAAGAAAAGCTTGAATTCAGATAATCAAGTATCAAACCTggatttatctaaaattgatGATAAGTTAAGGGAAGTCTTGATGCCTTTTCAAGAAGATGGCGTTCggtaaatgtttttttataattgtatatatattttttgtgttttctttttaatatgtaataaacttattttagCTACGgtatatcaaaaaatggtcATTGCATGATTGCTGATGATATGGGTTTAGGAAAAACTTTACAAGCATTAGGCATAGCACATTATTTTAGAGAAAGTTGGCCACTTTTAATTGTAACTCCTTCATCAGTTAAGTAAGTatcatgtaacaaaaataataaaagtattagtaCTAAAGgtattttatttctagatGTCATTGGTCTgaagcaatttataaattcttaccATCTATACCTGTACATTATGTTCATCATTTTGCAAATGCAAGGGATCATATTAAAGATGATAAAATCACTATAATAACGTATGATTTATTAGTACgagctataaatattttagagagaTATATTTATGGATGTGTTATTCTggtatatttgtattatttctcgTAATATAAGTTAGTAACAAATGCTGTGTTGCTACTATTTCACTTTCATGTGAATTGCAGGATGAATCTCATGTTTTGAAGAGTATTACAACTGCAAGATTTAAGGCTGTTAAGAAAATATGTGCTCGTGCACGTCATATTATTTTGCTCACTGGAACCCCAGCTCTTTCAAGACCAATCGAGTTGTACTCTcaaattagccttattttaaaCAAGTTTATGAGGTAAATGAAATAGTGGTGGCATATTTTacatgctttacataaatattatacatgtataaattgttgagagaaatattattttgcagttATGAAAATTATGGTATACGATATTGtgcaggaaaaaaaaatttatttggctGGGATTTTACAGGCTCCTCAAATTTGGAAGAATTACAATTGTTTCTGAAAACCACATGCATGATTCGAAGACTGAAAGCTGATGTCTTAAGTCAATTGTCATCTAAGACAAGGTCTTAAAAGCGAACATTTTTAtagcagaaataatttttcgaaaattgtatatatgtatatatgtatgttttatACATCTGTATGTTTCAGACAAGTGATTATGTTAGATCCAGATTTGATCAAAGCTAGTACCAAgcaaatggaaaatatatcGAAACAGTTACAGAAGAAGACTGGTTTTGAGAAGCATACTGCTCTACTAGAGTATTATAATCAGTCTAGTTTCGCAAGATTGAAGGCAGTAtggtacatatatatatatatatatatatacagagtgcttaaaaaaatgttaacatttatatatatgtaatctctctctcactctctttctttttctctcataatatatattttgagagaaaaagattacacttatatttttctcaaaaatatgcTAATGACTATTTTGCTTCATTCTATTATTTGACATTGCAGCAATTATGTGACAAAGTTAtttgagaagaaaaaaaagtgccTTTTGTTCGCTCATCATCAAAATGTTTTGGATGCCATGTGCAACGTTGCTGAATCTATGAAAATACggtaaattcttaaataatttgacatttattgaaatttgtaatttaaatttttgataaaaaatttttatcttttattatataattattataaaattgtaacaatttcCAGGTATATAAGGATTGATGGTAAAACTAATCCTGAGCGGAGAAAGGTGTTGGTCGACACATTTCAGGAACGCGACGATTATTTGGCAGCAGTGTTGTCAATTACCGCTGCAAATGCAGGCATTACGTTGACGGCCGCACATCTTGTAGTTTTTGCCGAATTATTTTGGAATCCTggtgtaattaatattcaatcatataatattactagCGCTTcgttatattcaaatttttactttctgtaacaattcttttttctttaattttcacaGATTTTATGTCAGGCGGAAGACAGGGTACATAGAATTGGACAGAACAACGAAGTTTTAATTCAGTATTTGGTGGCGAAAGATACCGCAGATGATTATATATGGCCATTGATCCAAAGAAAGATGAATATTTTGAATGCAGTCGGTCTTGACCAAGATTTCTCGATAGACAATGTCGACGTCAATGAACAGAAAGAGATCGGACAACTAGAtttaacttcttttataaatatttccccGTTCTCCGAAGAGCAGTTACAATCGCAGCATGACAAGGAACAAAATGATTTCTTACATCTAATAGACAATAAGGAGCAGAAAGATTCTTCCCCAAAAGCATCCACTTCAAATAACTTTAAAGAATTACTCGAAGACGACGAAGAATATTTTAGCTCTTGCAATTGGGATGACATGATATGATAgtgtgattatttttttttaatgataaattgttcctattttgtatgaaaacaactatttttctaaaaaggaTATAAATCGTTGTATATTCCAGCTCTCCTGTCTTATTCTTGTTATCATCCttggataaaaatttattgagatattaaaaaactttactTTCTTAGTATAATAAACTAGAGGTGagcgattatttaaaaaagattctgAAAATCTGAATCTGTTTTATCGAAGAAGTACTTCTAGCAATTGATAACAAATCCATAGTAATGTTCTACAGATGGCAGCTTTTAcgcgaagaaaatttttttttttactcttgaGTCATTCCGCGATCATCGGCTTAGTCGCACGCGTGTATTTTggttaatattgttattagcaaaataaatgacaatgtctctttttaatatgcaGCAATTCTTCGGCATATTATATCAACGTTACATGATCACGTTACCGGCAATACATTTATCTCGTACGCAAAAGGTAAGAGCGAATTGTTGGTCCTTTGaggttaaaataaatacttgcGCTATTTGCACCGGAtcattacataataatataaaaaaaattacatgacaATGTGAGAAacgtagaaaaattttatatttatagtttgGACTGATTTCACACAAGTATACAAGTCTAttaattgtatgttttttcttagatttttattatctgcTGTGCTGGTGGCTCA
This DNA window, taken from Linepithema humile isolate Giens D197 chromosome 7, Lhum_UNIL_v1.0, whole genome shotgun sequence, encodes the following:
- the Marcal1 gene encoding SWI/SNF-related matrix-associated actin-dependent regulator of chromatin subfamily A-like protein 1, with protein sequence MDKMDKVCSPEEIEKKRLLALQKRQFKQAQLKNLNIPTNSSASQSPRQIPQESKYKDSTNVMRQNKSNNRFNPIEPKKFFNLTSIVTGKCRMISNDRFALETSAFVPEIIATFKTVPSRAYDVNSKVWNFHLNDYDNLIQKLVRHDPMISVAKIPEDILQTFKKSLNSDNQVSNLDLSKIDDKLREVLMPFQEDGVRYGISKNGHCMIADDMGLGKTLQALGIAHYFRESWPLLIVTPSSVKCHWSEAIYKFLPSIPVHYVHHFANARDHIKDDKITIITYDLLVRAINILERYIYGCVILDESHVLKSITTARFKAVKKICARARHIILLTGTPALSRPIELYSQISLILNKFMSYENYGIRYCAGKKNLFGWDFTGSSNLEELQLFLKTTCMIRRLKADVLSQLSSKTRQVIMLDPDLIKASTKQMENISKQLQKKTGFEKHTALLEYYNQSSFARLKAVCNYVTKLFEKKKKCLLFAHHQNVLDAMCNVAESMKIRYIRIDGKTNPERRKVLVDTFQERDDYLAAVLSITAANAGITLTAAHLVVFAELFWNPGILCQAEDRVHRIGQNNEVLIQYLVAKDTADDYIWPLIQRKMNILNAVGLDQDFSIDNVDVNEQKEIGQLDLTSFINISPFSEEQLQSQHDKEQNDFLHLIDNKEQKDSSPKASTSNNFKELLEDDEEYFSSCNWDDMI